In Paludibaculum fermentans, the genomic stretch GTCCAGAGGCAGGCTCAGGCTCGGCTGCCCGCCTGCCAGATGCGCGCCCAACGCCTGCATCCAGGCCTGGAACTGCTCCGGATAGGGCTCCGCCATCGCAGTCAACAGCGCCTTCGGATACTCTGAGCGCAGCATCGCCAACAACTCCGCTTCTCTCTCTCCGAACTGGACGAAACACAGGCCGCGATCCGTCGCGCCCATCATCATCAGGCCCACCGCGGTCTGTTCCGTCACGTAGGAGATCGACACCCGCTCACCACCCGTGCGGTACTCCTTCGGCGTCATACCCAGCCGCGTATCCACCTTCTCGTACACCCGGCTGCTCGACCCGAACCCGGCTTCGTAAATCGCATCCGTCACCGATCCGCCGCCGCGCAGATGCCCCTTCAGCGCGTCCAGCCGGCAGCCATCCAGGAATTGCTTGGGCGTCAAACCGGTGAACGCCTTGAACCGGCGCAGGAAGTGGAACGGGCTCAGGCCGGCCTGCCGGCTCATGTCCTCCAGCGACAGCGGCTCCTCGCTGTGGGACCGGATATAGTCGCAGGCGGCCTGCATCCGTGCATCTTCGTGCGTCATAGTCACCAGCCTACGCGCCGCCGGCGTTAGGGAATATCCGCTTCTTGCGGCGTCATCCACAAAAGCATCGCCGCATACGCCCGGAACGGCCGCCAGCGCTCGGCCGCCCGCAGCAACTCCTTCGGATCCCGGGTGCCAAACGCGTGCAGCAGCCCCAGGTCCGACTGCGGAAACGAATCCGGATCCCGCCCCACCCGCATCCCCAGATAACTCACCGTCCACGGGCCAATGCCGCGAATCGACAGCAACTGCCCCGCCACCTCCGCCCATTCGCCCGTGAAGTCGATGCCGCTCTCCGCCAGCGCGCGGATCGTCGCCGTCCGGCTGTTCGTCAACCCGATGGACCGCAGGTCGCACTCCGCCACCTGCGCCGGTGTGAATTCCGGACACCGCTCATTCAGGCGCCGCATCAGGGTATGCGCCCCGCGGACGCTCACCTGCTGCCCCAGAATCGCCCGCACTGCCAGTTCAAACGGATCCCAGCAGCCCGGCACACGCACGCCCGGCAGCCGCTTCAGCCTCGCCTTCAACAGCGGATCCCGCCCCAGAACGCGCTTCACCTCGTTCACCGGACACGCGCAGTCAAACAAGCGCGCCACGGGGGCATGCTCCCCCTCCACCGCCAACCCTTCTTCCGCCAGCCGCACCACCGCCCGCCCGTGCCGCTGATACTCACCGCCTTCCACCCCCTCCAGGCAGGGCGTGCACCGCACCGCCAGATAGTCGAGCATCGTTGCCCACGGGAAGGGCTGCGTCACCGGGATCACGCGCATATCCCTCCAGCTTCCCTGCCCCGGCCGAATCTGTCCATCCGATTCCTGCTTTTGGACCCGGCCACGGGCGTAAACTGACGGCATGAACCCAGTTGTTCGCGCACCCCGCGGCACGCAGATGACCGCCCGGGGCTGGCGCCAGGAAGCGGCCCTCCGCATGTTGATGAACAACCTCGACCCCGAGGTGGCGGAGCGGCCCCAGGACCTCGTCGTCTACGGCGGCAGCGGCAAGGCCGCCCGCAACTGGAACTGTTTCCACGCCATCGTGCGCGAGCTCGAACGCCTGGGCGACGACGAGACGCTGCTCGTCCAGTCCGGCAAACCGGTGGCCGTCTTCCGCACCCACGACGAAGCGCCACGTGTCCTCATCGCCAACTCCAACCTCGTGGGCCATTGGTCCAACTGGCAGCACTTCCGCGAACTCGAGCGCGCCGGCCTCATCATGTACGGCCAGATGACCGCCGGCAGTTGGATCTACATCGGCAGCCAGGGCATCCTGCAAGGCACCTATGAGACCTTTGCCGCCGCCGGCCGCCGCCACTTCTCGGGCGACCTCAGCGGCAAGTTCGTGCTCACCGGCGGCATGGGCGGCATGGGCGGGGCCCAACCCCTCGCCGCCACCATGAACGGCGCGGCGATCCTGTGCGTCGAAGCCGATCCCGCCCGCATTCAGAAGCGCCTCGACACCGGCTACTGCGACCGCATGACCACCTCGCTCGACCAGGCGCTTGGCTGGATCGAAGAGGCCCGCGCCCATCGCGAGCCACTGTCCGTGGGCCTCGCCGGCAACTGCGCCGAGGTGCTGCCTGAGCTCGTGCGCCGCGGCATCACCCCCGACATCGTCACGGATCAGACCAGCGCGCACGACCCCCTGAACGGCTACATCCCGGCGGGTCTCACCATCCAGCAGGCGGCCGAGTTGCGCGTCTCAGACCCGCAGGCCTACATCGCCCGCGCCATGGACTCCATCGCCGT encodes the following:
- the hutU gene encoding urocanate hydratase; its protein translation is MNPVVRAPRGTQMTARGWRQEAALRMLMNNLDPEVAERPQDLVVYGGSGKAARNWNCFHAIVRELERLGDDETLLVQSGKPVAVFRTHDEAPRVLIANSNLVGHWSNWQHFRELERAGLIMYGQMTAGSWIYIGSQGILQGTYETFAAAGRRHFSGDLSGKFVLTGGMGGMGGAQPLAATMNGAAILCVEADPARIQKRLDTGYCDRMTTSLDQALGWIEEARAHREPLSVGLAGNCAEVLPELVRRGITPDIVTDQTSAHDPLNGYIPAGLTIQQAAELRVSDPQAYIARAMDSIAVHVEAMLALQRAGAITFDYGNNIRRMAADHGVKDAFRIPGFVPEYIRPLFCEGKGPFRWVALSGDPADIAATDQLACEMFPQNESLLRWIRLARQHVHFQGLPARICWLGYGERAEFAVGLNRLVQQGKVQAPIVIGRDHLDCGSVASPYRETEGMLDGSDAIADWPILNALLNTAAGASWVSVHNGGGVGIGYSQHAGQVTVVEGTLASERRAERVMTCDPGLGVIRHVDAGYSEARAFALSAGIRVP
- a CDS encoding methylated-DNA--[protein]-cysteine S-methyltransferase, producing the protein MTHEDARMQAACDYIRSHSEEPLSLEDMSRQAGLSPFHFLRRFKAFTGLTPKQFLDGCRLDALKGHLRGGGSVTDAIYEAGFGSSSRVYEKVDTRLGMTPKEYRTGGERVSISYVTEQTAVGLMMMGATDRGLCFVQFGEREAELLAMLRSEYPKALLTAMAEPYPEQFQAWMQALGAHLAGGQPSLSLPLDLRATAFQWKVWRYLQGIPYAEVQSYSEVAEGIGQPKAARAVARACATNRVAIVIPCHRVIRGTGELGGYRWGLDRKRALLDGERAARARGPRR
- a CDS encoding DNA-3-methyladenine glycosylase family protein, which produces MRVIPVTQPFPWATMLDYLAVRCTPCLEGVEGGEYQRHGRAVVRLAEEGLAVEGEHAPVARLFDCACPVNEVKRVLGRDPLLKARLKRLPGVRVPGCWDPFELAVRAILGQQVSVRGAHTLMRRLNERCPEFTPAQVAECDLRSIGLTNSRTATIRALAESGIDFTGEWAEVAGQLLSIRGIGPWTVSYLGMRVGRDPDSFPQSDLGLLHAFGTRDPKELLRAAERWRPFRAYAAMLLWMTPQEADIP